A genome region from Drosophila simulans strain w501 chromosome 2R, Prin_Dsim_3.1, whole genome shotgun sequence includes the following:
- the LOC27207150 gene encoding peroxiredoxin-6-like, with product MRLGQTVPNFEADTTKGPIKFHEWQGNSWVVLFSHPADFTPVCTTELGRIAVHQPEFAKRNTKCLAHSVDALHSHVDWVNDIKSYCLDIPGDFPYPIIADPTRDLAVSLGMLDEEQKKDPEVGKTIRALFIISPDHKVRLSMFYPMSTGRNVDEILRTIDSLQLTDRLKVVATPANWTPGTKVMILPNVTDAEAHKLFPKGFDKVSMPSGVNYVRTTDNY from the exons ATGCGTTTGGGACAGACCGTACCTAACTTCGAGGCCGACACAACCAAGGGGCCCATTAAGTTCCACGAGTGGCAGGGCAACTC CTGGGTGGTGCTCTTCTCTCACCCCGCCGACTTCACGCCCGTCTGCACCACTGAGCTGGGCAGGATTGCGGTGCACCAGCCGGAGTTCGCCAAGCGGAACACCAAGTGCCTGGCGCATTCCGTTGACGCATTGCACTCGCACGTGGACTGGGTGAACGACATCAAGAGCTATTGCCTGGACATTCCCGGGGACTTCCCCTACCCGATCATCGCCGACCCCACTCGCGACCTGGCCGTCAGCCTGGGCATGCTCGACGAGGAGCAGAAGAAGGATCCCGAGGTGGGCAAGACCATCCGCGCCCTGTTCATCATCAGTCCGGACCATAAGGTGCGCCTCTCCATGTTCTACCCCATGTCCACTGGTCGCAACGTTGA TGAGATCCTGAGGACCATTGACTCCCTGCAGCTGACTGATCGCCTCAAGGTGGTGGCCACTCCCGCCAACTGGACC CCTGGCACTAAGGTCATGATCCTGCCCAATGTCACCGATGCGGAGGCTCATAAACTCTTCCCCAAGGGATTTGACAAGGTATCCATGCCCTCCGGAGTAAACTACGTCCGCACCACTGATAACTACTGA
- the LOC27206622 gene encoding peroxisomal membrane protein 11C: protein MAKFINEIGGLLDSCRAREVLMEVLCQSAQLVIGYQIKRSPDLNNVGSEDSGEPPVLRYTVDSGLHDYEPDRITSVLTVMSNAVDLLFYPVDTICWLARHKVFDVKKQETWRYVNSILSMVSAYLNVLRTSRILLQDGYKLSHFDVLSLAHFSIDLLHTICSLPRGYLWGMKHSSVYMGVIGTISAGLGICQILTKRRLPK, encoded by the coding sequence ATGGCAAAGTTTATAAATGAGATCGGTGGACTTCTCGATTCCTGTAGAGCTCGAGAGGTTTTGATGGAGGTATTATGCCAAAGTGCCCAATTGGTAATAGGATACCAAATCAAGCGGAGTCCAGACCTAAACAATGTGGGCTCAGAAGACTCTGGGGAGCCACCTGTGCTTCGGTACACTGTGGACAGCGGACTGCACGACTATGAACCGGATCGCATTACGTCTGTATTGACGGTGATGTCGAATGCGGTGGATCTGCTTTTCTATCCCGTCGACACCATTTGCTGGCTGGCCAGGCACAAAGTTTTCGATGTCAAAAAACAGGAGACCTGGCGCTATGTGAACTCCATACTCAGCATGGTCTCTGCATACCTAAACGTCTTGAGAACATCAAGGATTCTCTTACAAGATGGCTATAAACTGAGCCACTTTGATGTTTTGTCCCTTGCACACTTTTCAATCGATCTGCTTCACACCATCTGCAGTTTGCCAAGGGGTTACCTGTGGGGCATGAAGCATTCATCCGTTTACATGGGAGTTATTGGCACCATTTCTGCTGGACTGGGAATTTGCCAGATCTTGACCAAAAGAAGGCTACCCAAGTAG
- the LOC6733866 gene encoding peroxiredoxin-6, with amino-acid sequence MRLGQTVPNFEADTTKGPIKFHEWQGNSWVVLFSHPADFTPVCTTELGRIAVHQPEFAKRNTKCLAHSVDALHSHVDWVNDIKSYCLDIPGDFPYPIIADPTRDLAVSLGMLDEEQKKDPEVGKTIRALFIISPDHKVRLSMFYPMSTGRNVDEILRTIDSLQLTDRLKVVATPANWTPGTKVMILPTVTDEEAHKLFPKGFDKVSMPSGVNYVRTTENY; translated from the exons ATGCGTTTGGGACAGACCGTACCTAACTTCGAGGCCGACACAACCAAGGGGCCCATTAAATTCCACGAGTGGCAGGGCAACTC CTGGGTGGTGCTCTTCTCTCACCCCGCCGACTTCACGCCCGTCTGCACCACTGAGCTGGGCAGGATTGCGGTGCACCAGCCGGAGTTCGCCAAGCGGAACACCAAGTGCCTGGCGCATTCCGTTGACGCATTGCACTCGCACGTGGACTGGGTGAACGACATCAAGAGCTATTGCCTGGACATTCCCGGGGACTTCCCCTACCCGATCATCGCCGACCCCACTCGCGACCTGGCCGTCAGCCTGGGCATGCTCGACGAGGAGCAGAAGAAGGATCCCGAGGTGGGCAAGACCATCCGCGCCCTGTTCATCATCAGTCCGGACCATAAGGTGCGCCTCTCCATGTTCTACCCCATGTCCACTGGTCGCAACGTTGA TGAGATCCTGAGGACCATTGACTCCCTGCAGCTGACTGATCGCCTCAAGGTAGTGGCCACTCCCGCCAACTGGACC CCTGGCACTAAGGTCATGATCCTGCCCACTGTCACCGATGAGGAGGCTCACAAGCTCTTCC
- the LOC27206158 gene encoding HIG1 domain family member 1C-like, which produces MYIHISENNTVAISLTDRLKASGYKSQRSLSLGIQLAIIRQTNKKRQTTRSIDKFSNLFKMSSNSLFETDEDVAQANKLSRKVKESPFMLVGIAGFVAAGLVGAYKYRNRGTMSTSVFLMQLRVAAQGTVVGCLTAGLAYTMAKEYLFHEEQKSNTRPEE; this is translated from the coding sequence atgtacatacatatcaGTGAAAACAACACTGTCGCTATCTCGCTCACTGATCGTCTCAAAGCAAGTGGGTATAAAAGCCAGCGATCTCTCTCACTCGGAATTCAGTTGGCAATTATCAGGCAAACTAACAAAAAGAGGCAAACAACAAGATCCATAGACAAGTTTTCTAACCTATTCAAAATGAGTTCCAATTCTCTGTTCGAAACCGACGAAGATGTCGCTCAGGCCAACAAGTTATCCCGGAAAGTGAAGGAATCCCCCTTCATGCTGGTCGGTATTGCCGGTTTCGTGGCCGCAGGTTTGGTTGGAGCCTACAAATATCGGAACCGAGGCACCATGAGCACCAGCGTCTTTCTGATGCAGTTGCGTGTGGCTGCCCAGGGAACCGTCGTCGGATGTTTGACAGCCGGATTGGCGTACACAATGGCCAAGGAGTACCTGTTCCACGAGGAACAGAAAAGCAATACCAGGCCAGAGGAATAA